The Flavobacteriales bacterium genome has a segment encoding these proteins:
- a CDS encoding DUF3098 domain-containing protein translates to MSENNRINNDFAFGKQNYMLMIIGTALAILGYILMSGGGSDDPAVFSEELFSFRRMFIAPALIIIGLAVVGWGIMKKVK, encoded by the coding sequence ATGAGCGAAAACAACAGAATAAATAACGATTTTGCTTTTGGTAAGCAAAATTATATGTTAATGATAATAGGTACTGCTTTAGCCATTTTAGGTTATATTTTAATGTCGGGCGGTGGCTCTGACGACCCAGCAGTTTTTAGTGAAGAACTATTTAGCTTTAGACGTATGTTTATTGCTCCAGCCCTAATCATTATTGGGCTAGCTGTTGTAGGTTGGGGAATTATGAAAAAGGTAAAGTAA
- a CDS encoding OmpA family protein, whose amino-acid sequence MKQIKVYTISVIVIGLMFSCVPSRKYEELNAKYKTCSDENASLKNSNKELEEKSNEMSVSIEQLKKAISALEKDTSVMGNSLRLMTSNYDNINKTYQLLLDKNNELLSGNKTTTEKLMKDLQKTQEELQSKEDALRTLEGSLTAKEEKLKKLTADLASREKRVNELEAMINRKDSLVTALKNKVKDALLGFENNGLTIQQKNGKVYVSLDESLLFSSGSYAVATKGVDVLKKLAKVLEQNQEINILVEGHTDNVPLNGKGDIADNWDLSVKRATSVVKIITSNSSVNPKRLTAAGRSEYIPLDMTNTADGRKKNRRTEIILSPKLDELLQMLESN is encoded by the coding sequence ATGAAACAAATTAAAGTCTATACGATTTCGGTAATTGTAATTGGATTAATGTTTTCTTGTGTTCCATCAAGGAAATATGAAGAATTAAATGCTAAATATAAAACATGCTCTGATGAAAATGCAAGTTTAAAGAACTCAAATAAAGAACTTGAAGAGAAGTCGAACGAAATGTCGGTTTCTATTGAACAGTTGAAAAAAGCTATATCTGCTTTGGAGAAGGATACAAGTGTTATGGGCAACTCATTACGATTAATGACTAGTAATTATGATAACATCAATAAAACCTACCAATTGTTGTTAGATAAAAACAATGAATTGTTATCAGGAAATAAAACAACCACTGAAAAATTGATGAAAGATTTGCAAAAGACTCAGGAAGAATTGCAATCGAAAGAAGATGCATTGAGAACATTAGAAGGTTCATTAACTGCAAAAGAAGAAAAATTAAAAAAATTAACGGCTGATTTAGCTTCAAGAGAAAAGAGAGTAAATGAGCTGGAAGCAATGATTAATAGAAAAGATTCGTTAGTTACGGCATTAAAAAATAAAGTAAAAGATGCTTTGCTTGGATTTGAAAACAATGGATTAACTATTCAACAAAAAAACGGGAAAGTGTATGTTTCATTAGATGAAAGTTTGTTGTTTTCGTCAGGAAGTTATGCTGTAGCAACTAAAGGGGTTGATGTGTTAAAGAAATTGGCAAAAGTATTAGAGCAAAATCAAGAAATTAATATTTTAGTTGAAGGACACACTGATAATGTTCCTTTAAATGGAAAGGGCGACATTGCTGATAATTGGGATTTGAGTGTAAAACGAGCAACATCTGTGGTTAAAATCATTACTTCTAATAGTAGTGTTAACCCAAAAAGATTGACAGCTGCTGGTCGAAGTGAATATATACCATTGGATATGACAAATACTGCTGATGGTAGAAAGAAAAACAGACGAACGGAAATTATTCTTTCGCCAAAATTAGATGAGTTGTTACAAATGTTAGAGAGTAACTAA
- a CDS encoding cell division protein FtsX, which yields MSNGENKHTTRRLKSSYFTTIISISLVLFMLGILGLIVLNAKQISDHVKENIGFSIILKDGIKDVEIVQIQKSLDAENFVKSTHFIHPDSAAAELQQELGEDFISFLGYNPLLASIDVKLNADYANNDSLAVIEANLTNNPKIKEVFYQKDLVSLINENVKKISIYLLGFSGLLLVIAMALINNTIRLSIYSKRFLIKTMQLVGAKSTFIQKPFVLKGIGNGIAAAILAIGLIVLFLYYLQKQMPEIIDFKNIELYGALFLIVIILGILISWISTTLAVRKYLRMDAGNLY from the coding sequence CATACCACGAGAAGATTAAAATCTTCATATTTCACTACCATAATTAGTATTTCGTTAGTGCTTTTTATGTTGGGAATATTAGGTTTGATTGTATTGAATGCTAAACAAATTTCCGACCACGTAAAAGAAAATATTGGTTTTTCAATTATTTTAAAAGATGGCATTAAGGATGTGGAAATTGTACAAATTCAAAAATCGTTAGATGCAGAAAACTTTGTAAAATCTACACATTTTATTCACCCAGATTCAGCTGCAGCAGAACTTCAACAAGAATTAGGCGAAGATTTTATTAGCTTTTTAGGTTATAACCCGTTATTGGCTTCTATTGATGTTAAACTAAATGCTGATTATGCCAACAACGACAGTTTAGCTGTTATTGAAGCAAATCTAACCAACAATCCAAAAATTAAGGAAGTGTTTTATCAAAAAGATTTAGTGAGCTTGATTAACGAAAACGTAAAAAAAATCAGCATCTATTTATTAGGATTTAGTGGCTTACTGCTTGTCATTGCGATGGCGCTAATCAACAACACCATCAGATTATCCATTTATTCGAAACGATTTTTAATAAAAACCATGCAATTGGTTGGAGCAAAGTCAACTTTTATTCAAAAACCATTTGTGTTAAAAGGTATTGGAAACGGTATTGCTGCCGCAATTTTAGCCATCGGACTAATTGTGTTGTTTTTGTATTACCTACAAAAACAAATGCCCGAAATTATTGATTTCAAAAACATCGAATTATACGGTGCTTTATTTTTAATAGTAATTATTTTAGGAATTTTAATCTCCTGGATTTCTACAACCCTTGCCGTTCGAAAATATTTACGAATGGATGCTGGAAATCTATATTAA
- a CDS encoding undecaprenyl-diphosphate phosphatase — protein MTILEAIILAIIEGITEFLPVSSTGHMIIGSSIMGIAHDDFTKTFTIAIQFGAILSVVAIYWKRFFQSVNFYFKLAAGFLPAAVFGLLLNDFIDAMLENVIVVAVSLLLGGIVLIYVDKWFKKTEELGTSEVTYPTALKIGLFQCLAMIPGVSRSAATIIGGLTQKMNRKAAAEFSFFLAIPTMLAATGYKLLKFYKDGGGFHGEEITLLIIGNLVAFIVAIIAIKGFISFLTKHGFKYFGYYRIVVGIIILALYFMGIELTIV, from the coding sequence ATGACCATTCTCGAAGCTATAATTCTTGCCATCATTGAGGGTATTACTGAATTTTTACCTGTATCATCAACAGGACACATGATTATTGGCTCTTCAATTATGGGTATTGCCCATGATGATTTTACCAAAACATTTACTATTGCTATTCAGTTTGGAGCTATCCTTTCGGTTGTAGCCATTTATTGGAAACGCTTTTTTCAATCGGTTAATTTCTACTTTAAACTAGCTGCTGGTTTTTTACCTGCGGCTGTGTTTGGCTTACTGTTAAATGACTTTATAGATGCCATGCTTGAGAATGTAATTGTAGTAGCGGTATCTTTATTATTGGGTGGAATTGTTTTAATCTACGTTGACAAATGGTTTAAAAAAACCGAAGAATTAGGAACATCTGAAGTTACTTATCCGACAGCATTAAAAATTGGTTTATTTCAGTGTTTAGCAATGATTCCTGGAGTGTCTCGTTCTGCCGCAACCATTATTGGTGGTTTAACTCAAAAAATGAACAGAAAAGCCGCTGCTGAATTTTCTTTTTTTCTTGCCATTCCAACCATGTTAGCAGCGACAGGCTATAAATTGTTAAAGTTTTATAAAGATGGCGGTGGTTTTCATGGTGAAGAAATTACCTTGTTAATTATTGGAAATTTAGTTGCTTTTATTGTAGCCATTATTGCAATAAAAGGATTTATCAGTTTCTTAACCAAACATGGTTTTAAATATTTTGGATACTATCGTATTGTTGTTGGAATAATTATTCTAGCACTTTATTTTATGGGAATTGAACTTACCATAGTATAA
- the truB gene encoding tRNA pseudouridine(55) synthase TruB has translation MQQLQDKFLNGQIILIDKPLKWTSFDVVKKIHYQLRKELDLKKIKVGHAGTLDPLATGLLIICIGKFTKKIDEIQAQTKEYTGTITIGATTPSFDLEKEVDEEFPTNHITKEMIEEVAKSFLGEQQQTAPIHSAKKIDGKRAYEYARSGEEVEIKSNTITIKSFEILGFSTNINELKDTVKIDENYKNDRINLVPNYEKGLHVKFKISCSKGTYIRSIARDFGLRLNSGAHLSELRRTKIGDFDVENALPNIDVTSLLVTL, from the coding sequence ATGCAACAACTTCAAGACAAATTTTTAAACGGACAAATCATTTTAATTGATAAACCATTAAAATGGACATCGTTTGATGTGGTAAAAAAAATTCACTATCAATTACGAAAAGAATTAGACCTTAAAAAAATAAAGGTTGGTCATGCAGGAACACTCGACCCTTTAGCAACAGGACTTTTGATTATTTGCATAGGGAAATTCACCAAAAAAATTGACGAAATTCAAGCTCAAACCAAAGAATATACTGGAACCATTACCATTGGTGCAACAACTCCATCATTCGATTTAGAAAAAGAAGTTGATGAAGAATTTCCTACCAACCACATTACTAAAGAAATGATTGAAGAGGTAGCAAAATCATTTCTTGGAGAACAACAACAAACAGCCCCAATACACTCAGCAAAAAAAATTGACGGAAAACGAGCTTATGAGTATGCCAGAAGCGGCGAAGAAGTAGAAATAAAATCCAATACAATCACCATTAAATCGTTTGAGATTCTAGGGTTTTCAACCAATATTAATGAGCTAAAAGATACTGTAAAGATTGACGAAAATTACAAAAACGACAGAATCAATTTGGTTCCAAACTACGAAAAAGGACTACATGTAAAATTTAAAATTTCTTGTAGCAAGGGTACATATATTCGTTCTATTGCTAGAGATTTTGGTTTACGACTCAATTCTGGCGCTCACTTAAGCGAACTTCGCAGAACCAAAATTGGCGATTTTGACGTAGAAAATGCTTTGCCTAATATAGATGTAACTTCCCTTTTAGTTACTCTCTAA